Genomic window (Macaca thibetana thibetana isolate TM-01 chromosome 6, ASM2454274v1, whole genome shotgun sequence):
ATTTTCACATGTGTATTTGATTTATAGAAACATAAATTAGTATGCATATTCTTATAGGAGAGGAGGCAGATGCACATATAAACTTTATTCATCTTAAGAGccaacaaattgaaaaattatatggaaaaaaaaaaccacagctgCTAAAAGCTGTTCCATTTTAAATGCAGGTAAAGACAAAATTGATCTTTCAATAGCAACAgccttataaaataatttagtctgcaaaattcaattttataattgGAGTAACTTATCACCATTGTAAGAATTAAGAAAATGCATTAAAGAGATTCTCAACTCTTCCGTAATTACTTCAGAACCATAAAAAGGCATCACAAAGAAGGAACAGATATGCGTTCCATAGtccaaaagaaatgaactaaGTCTATCAAACTGATACTTCTTCCTAAAATTACTACATTTCTTTCAAGTAACTAAGTTAAACATAAAAACTGCAAATAGAGGGTAATCTACCATACACAATATTCTGATAGATTGACAGTATATTTATGAATATGTGCCTTCACAGATACGTAGGCAATAGATCATAAAGATGTTGATGtgactataaaattaaaaaactgagAGGTCAGAAGGCACATTCTAAAAAGTATGAAAGtatattaataaagtaaaattatctaGAAACTACTATTTGAGGCTTTAAAAACgaacaaaaatacacatttaaatctTATtctaaatcaaaaatattttcttacaaagtTTAAAggacttttttattattatttaggtccaaaaaaagtttttaaatgtcacagcagaaataacagaaaataaaatgttcaatattcTATACAGCACCTTGCTTTCTCCTAATTTTTCCTTAAACTAAAAGGAAACCAGGTAACATTAGTGTGGCAGAGAGTTCACTGTAGATTCAGTGTGATTTTCCTTATCCTGCTTTTCTTCACGTGGTGAATCTAGTTCATTTCTGCTATCTTCCGTCTCACTGGAATCACTGTCCGATCCACATTCCTCCATCCTGACAGACTGATTGTCATAAGAAGCACTTTCACAGGTTTTGTCTGTGGGAACAGCTCCTTTCCATTGGGGCAAGATAGTAAAAAATGCTTCTTGCCAGTCTCTTGTTTCCAGGTATTCCAGAATAATCTCAAACACATGATTAACTGCCAAAACTTTTCGACTATTCATCTTCACAAAATTTCCAAGCGGGAGCTGTGCATGATTGATTCCATAATCTGATGCTTGTTTATATGTGAGTCCCTTGTGATGGTTGTGATCTACTAATCCTCCAATCACATAAGCCTTTGATTCATCTAATTCCTTCAGTATATTAGGTGAATCTGATGTAAGATAAATcaggtcttcttttttttatgagTTCACTATAGTGCTCTGGTTTGATATGGATATCCTTCCAGTTGACCCATCCTTTGTcattttcatccatgttgttgttcAGCTGACTTCCATGGCTTGTCAAGTAAAACTGCACAGGATGCAGTGCCCGTCGGTTTTCTGCATAACATCGTTGAATCTGCTTATGAAGTTTCTTAATGTCCTTTAATACCATCAAGTCATCAAAACTACAGTCAATAATGAGGTGAAGGGTGCTATGAACAACATCTCTTCGAACACGTTTTCTGTCATTTCCATCTGAGTTTGATTCCATTTGACATTGTCGCTCCAATTTTTTCCTCTAGCGTTTTTCTTTCCGCTTTTGTTTGCGGAGTTCCCATTGCTCTTCCcgttgtttctgttttattagttttttcatTTGTCGTTTAGATACTGGTTCACACCCTTTACCTAATCTTGGCTTCTGGCTTTCCTCTTGATGTTCATTTATGCCTTGCTTTTTGTCAACATTAGAAGTTTCAAAAAATGCTGGCAACATTTCAGATGACATTATTTGGTGCCTCGAGCTGAGGAGTTGATAGGGAAGTGAAATCTCAGAAAGAAAGCCTTTCTAGGTTGGTCTGGTTACTGCTCACGCTTCCTTCCACAGAAATTTCATTTCCCAGAGGCAGGGGCGGTAGTTACACCGGCTTATCTTTTtactttgtgatgtatggatgTATAGAGGTTTCAAAACTTACTGTGTAAATATTTTTGGCCTTACCCTTTAAGGCTTCTACTTTTTTGGGTCTTAAGAAAGTTTTTCCTATTTTGATGTCATAgggttaattttcattttttcttctaaaaatgttaCAACTTTTGCTTTCTAgccttaagttttaaaaatccaccTGGAGTTTATTTCGCGAGAtggtctaattttttttccatatgtaacTAATTTTCTCAGtatcattatgaaaataatttatcgTTTCCTCAATGATTTGTATTGCTAACTTTCTAGTATAGAGTACCAACAATATTCAGTTCCAAATTGCCATATATATGTGGTTCtgtttctgggttccctattctgtgTGGTTGATTTGTTTATCTCTATGCCAACATTATGCCGTCTAAATTATCATAGCTTTATAATAGGATGATGGCTGTTAGGATAAATCATTCTACATTGTTCATCTTCTTCAAAAGTATCTTATTTTCAGTCTTGTCTTTTACATGTGAATTATAGGGGTCACATTGTCAAGTTCTGTTAACAACCTTCATGGGATTTCTGGTGGAGttgaatttattgaaataatttagtgAGAACAGACATTTTTatgaaactgaatttttttcatcTACCAACATGGTATATCTTCCCATTCATTTAAGTTTCCATTTATGCCTGATGGTAAAGTTTTAGAATTTCCTCTGTAAAAGTTTTACTCAGATTTTGTTCGATATATTCTAGGTGCATTATGATTTTGTTTCTATTGGAATGAgatgttttattacatttatgcTTGGGTATTGCCTCTGTGTAGGAATgctattaattttttgtatgttgatcttatTCCCAGTAACCTTGTTGAATTGTCTCATTAGTTTTGACAGTTTGTAGATTCTCTTGGATCTTCTGTATAATCATagtatttgtaaataataatttttattttttcaattcttaGACTTTTAAAACTGgttaggggctgggcatggtgtttcatgcctgtaatcccagcactttggaaggccaaggcaggcggattgcctgaggtcaggggtttgagaccagcctggccaacatggtaaaaccccgtgtctactaaaaatacaaattcagctggacatggtggcaggcacctgtaatcccagctacttgggaggctgaggagggagagtcgcttgaacctgggaggcagaggttgcagtgagctgagatcgtaccgttgcactccagcctgggcaacaagagcgagacttcatctcaaaaaaaaaaaaaaaaacccaaaaaactggtTAGGATTTCCTGTATAGGCCTAACTTGAAGCAGTACTAACaaacatttttatcttgtttctaattttaaagagaATGCTTCAAAATTCTACTATTAAATATCAGGTTAAGAGAATTTTCTTGTATTCTTAGTTAGCTAAAAGTTTCTTAATATAATAcatagatgttgaattttttttcctgtatcttttGAAATGATCTTACGGTTTTTCTCCTAAATATGTTAACATGGCAGCTTACATTACTAGATTTAGCAATATCAGTCTatccttgaattcctgggataaatctcacttgattatGACACAGTTaagtagatatatgtatatagacataGACATTTAGATGATATAGATGGACACACTTTGCTTAACTAAATTgattaaattcattaatttatgttGGACATTTTCATCTCTGTTAGTAAATGAGCCTGCCTATAGTCTTTTCTTACCCATTTTTGCCATTTTGGGCATTGAGATTATACtagttgatatggtttagctgtgtccccacccaaatctcaacatgaattgtatttcccagaaTCCCTGTGTGTTGTGGGTGGGACCCAGGGGGAGCTAATTGAAACATGGGGGTTGGTCCTTCCCATGCTATTATCatgatagtgactaagtctcatgaaatatgatgggtttatcaggggtttccatttttgcttcttcctcattttgtcTTGCTACTGACGTGTGAGAAATGCCTTTCACcacctgccatgattctgagaactccccagtcatgtggaactgtaagtccaattaaacctctttttcttcgcagtctcgggtatgtctttatcagcagcatgaaaacagactagtaCAGTCAATttgtaccagtagagtggggtgttgctgaaaagatacctgaaaatatggaagcaactttggaaatgggtaacaggcagagattggaacagtttggagggctcagaagaagacaggtttttttcttttatttttatatttttttattattatactttaagttctagggtacatgtgcataatgtgcaggtttgttacatatgtatacttgtgccatgttggcgtgctgcacccatcaactcgtcagcacccatcaactcatcatttacatcaggtataactcccaatgcaatccctgccccctcccccctccccatgataggccccggtgtgtgatgttccccttcctgagtccaagtgatctcattgttcagttcccacctatgagtgagaacatgcggtgtttggttttctgttcttgcgatagtttgctgagaatgatggtttccagctgcatccatgtccctagaaGACAGGTTTAaaatgtggggaagtttggaacctcctagaaatttgctgaatggctttgacaaaaatgctgatagtgatatgaacaataaggtccaggctgagatgatctcagatggagatgaggaacttgttgggaactggagcaaaggtgactcttgttatgttttagcaaagagactggcagcatttcgcccttgccctagagatatgtggaactctgaacttgagagagatgatttgtggtgtctgaaagaagaaatttataagcagcaaagcatttaaaaggtgacttgggtgctgttgaaagggaaatagagcataaaagttcagaaaatttgtagcctgatgatgcagtagaaaagaaaaacccatttttctgaggagaaattcaagcataCATAGCAGAAATATGCATAcatagcaaggagcctaatgttaatccccaagactgtggggaaaatgtctctagaccatgtctccaggccatgtcagagaccttcacagcaggcCCTCCCATCACAAACCGGGAGGCCTGGAAGAAAAATGTGGTTttggggccaggcccagggtccctatgctatgtgcagcctagggactagGTGCcttgtgtcccagccactccagtcatggctgaaaggggctgACGTAAAGCTTGGGTTGTGGCTTCAGAGGATGGAAGCCCAACCTTGGAAGCTTCCCAGTGGTAATGAGCCCGCAAGGGCACAGAAGAATTGAGATTTGgaaacttctgcctagatttcagaagatgtatggaaacgccaGGATGTACAgacaaaagtttgctgcaggggcgggaccctcgtggagaacctctgctagggcagtgcggaagggaaatgtggggttggagtctcCACAGAGAGTTCATACTGGGGCAtttcctagtggagctgtgagaagaggggcaccgtcttccagaccccagaatggtagaccaGTGACACCTTGCACCATGcgtctggaaaagctgcagacatgCAACGttagcctgtgaaagcagctgggagggaggctgtaccctgcaaagccacaggggtggagctgcccaagaccatgggaacacatctcttgcatcagcatgacctgaatgtgagacctggaatcaaaggagatcatttaatttgactgccctgctggatttcagacttgcatggaccCTGTAACtgctttgttttggccaatttctttcatttggaacagctgtatttacccaatacctgtactcccattgtatttaggaagtaactagattgctcttgattttacaggctcataggcagaggggacttgccttgtctcagatgtgACTTTGGGCTGTGGACTTttaggttaatgctgaaatgagttaagactttgggggactgttgggaaggcatgattggttttgagatataagaacatgagatttggaggagccaggggcagaatgatatagtttggctgtgtccctaccgaaatatcaacttgaattgtatctcccagaattcccatgtgttgtgggagggacccagggggaggtaattgaatcatgggggctggtctttcctgtactattctcatgacagtgactaagtttcacgagatctgatggatttatcatgggtttccgcttttgcttcttcctcattttctcttgctgctgccatgtaagaagtgccttttgcctcccaccatgattctgaggcctccccagccatttggaactgtaagttcaattaatcctctttttcttctcgGTCTTgagtatgcctttatcagcagcatgaaaatggactaataccctAGTCCTATAAGATAAGCTGGAtagcttttcctattttttattcttgGAATATCTTGCTTAAAATAGGGGTTACCTGTTTCTTTAAGATTTGGTGATACTTGTCTATAAACAACTTTTGACTGATATTTTCTTGTGGACATATTTTTGACTGCTGAATTAATTTCTTTGATATCATGAAtatgttcaggttttctatatTCTTCTTTAGTCAAATTTAGTTTGTTTATACCGAATACTCCAAAAGTCTTAGTACAGTTTTAAGCTTAAATGACTTCAAGAATATAAATGACATGGACTTACACAAAAAGGATCTgcaatttaactttttttgagtTTTATGGCTTCTgaataacaaattttaattttttgttccaATCAATATTTGCCATATTTAgaggaactgaaacaaaaaattaaaattaaaaatttattattaaatttctttataagattttttcctcctttttgtcTTGTGTGATTTATTTGTTGAGGAAACCAGCTTATTAGTCTGTAAAGTTTCCCACTGTCTTAGGAATTCCTAGACAACCCCCAGATTCAGTGACTCACTAGGaggactcacaggactcagcatATAGTCATACTCATGGCTGTGATTTATTATAGCAAAGGATACGAAGCAATACCAGTAAAGGGAAAAGGCAAATGGAGCAAAGTCTGGAGGAAACCAGCCACAAGCCTTGAAAAGTCCTCTGCTCATGGAGTCACACAGGATGAACCTAATTCCCTCAGGAACAAGTTGTGACAACACATGTGAAATGTCTACCAGGGAAGCTCACTAGAGACTTTGTGCCCAGGGTGTTTATTAGAGGCTGCTTATCTAGGCATTCTCTGCATGGCATATACAAAATTCCAGACTCTCAAAAAGAGAGGAGGTGTGTAACTTAAACCGCATTGTACAAACTGTTTAGGCACAGTGACCTCTCTTAGTAGTTCTGGGACTGGTGGCAACACTTCGAAATCCAAGTTCACAGGGTCAACCTTGCAAACAGTTTGTTCTAAAAaacttttctatttcaaatttggGGTTATAGGAgttttacttaacatttttggttttatgtttgtgtttttttccctcttatgCTAAAACTGTTGGTTCCTAGTATAATAACATTAATGAAATTAATCTCTATTTTAATATCAGTGTAACAATACCAATGCTATTGCTAACAATATGGTTACTGGGAAaaagtttacaattttttttacagTTCTTTTGGTTCTTGCTGTATATCTCACTTAGAATTTATAATCTAATTACTCTGTTTAATGTCACTTGAAATAATTGTTCTTTGTGTTTAAGCTAGCAACTTGATACGTAAgttagtttatttcattttactttcaaattttggGAATAGTTTTTAACATTCTTGATTCAGCTTTGCTTTATAATTATGTTAGAAATTTATATAGTTTCAGAGtcaaaactagaaaataagataaatttggCGAAGTCTAGTTTCTATCCTTCTCGCTTTGCCCTTTTCTCTGCTTTCCCATAGGTAAACGATGTAATTAGCTttgatttatctttcttttgtgtctgcttttaaaatggaattaaatttatattgttttcctaGATAAATGCAGGATTACTATTGACACTGTCCAGCTCCtagttttgttcatttaataatatttcttaGCAATTACACTAtcacattatataatattaattactAGCAGCTATTTCTTATCTGGCATGGGATTACCATCATACCGTGGGCCCCAAACCTATCTTAGGTTTTGATTGGTTATAGAAAACTTTTTCCTAACCAGAGCTTTTGGcagagaactggaaaaaaaaaagaaaagaaaacaaaacaaaacaaaaactgctctCCTGGGCTAGTgagtaaatattttgtttttgcttttaatatccGTTTTAAATGGAACAAGCCATCTTTTGAATATCTGAACTTTTTATTCAGGTACCTCAGTTATTTCATTCTAACTTCACTACTTAGATGGGCCCCAAACCACATATCCTGTCCTGATAGATGGACCTTAAAACCTTAGCTACTGACCCCTAGGTTCAATTTCTACTTTATATGTTCTTAAGTTGTTATACTGTCTGCATATACTCTTGTAACTTTGGCTTTGGGTTACCTCTTTGTTTTTGAACTCTGAGTATTTCTAAGCTATATACCTTTTTTGGGGTTTATATGTTTTCTAGCATTTCTATGTGTTTGGAGAAAGATCAGTTCACTGTCATGTTGCAAGTAGATCAAATGTATTCACAGgtatacctcagagatattgcaagTTCAGCTCCAGACCACTGTAATAttaaataaagtgaatattgtaATAAAGTGAGTCTCacacattttttggtttcccagtgcatataaaagttttgTTTACACTGTACTGCAGCCTATTTATATATGTGCAGCAGAATAACATGTCTAAAAAAAGCAGTGTACATactttaacttaaaaatacattattcctaaaaaatgctaacgatcatctgagccttcagtgagttgtagtctttttgctggtagagggtcttgcctcaatgttgatggctgctgactgatcaaagttgtggttgctgaaggttggggttgctgtggcaattttaaaaaaataagacaacaatgaagtttaccCCATTGACTGACTCTCTCTTTCAAGaaaaatttctctgtagcatatGACGCTGTTTGAGAGCATTTTACCCACAagagaacttctttcaaaattggagtcagttctCCCAAAccttgctgctgctttatcaactaagtttatgaaatatttcaaatccgTGGTTGCTCACAACAATGATGCAATGTATATATaatagcatcttcaccagaagtagattcTATTTCAGAAAACCACttttggcagggtgtggtggctcatgcctgtaatctcagcactttgggaggcagagttaggtggatcacttgaggtcgggagtttgagaccagcctggacaacatggtgaaacccagtctctactaaaaatgtaaaaattagctggtcgtggtggtggacacctgtaatcccagctactcaggaggctgaagcaggagaatcacttgaacccaggacgcggaggttgcagtgagcccagattgcgccactgcattccagcctgggtgacagagcaggaccctgtctaaaaaaaacaaaaaacagaaaccaaacaacaacaaaaaaccttatttaaaaaaactcactttctttgctcattcatgagaagcaactcctcattttttaaagttttatcataagattgcagcaattcagtcacatcttttaGACTCTACTTCTAATTATAattcttttgctatttctgtCATACATGCAGTTATTTCTTCCACTGacgtcttgaacccctcaaagtcatgcATGAGgcttggaatcaacttcttccaagctCCTgctcatgttgatattttgatctccTTTTATGAAACATGGATGTTCTTAATAGCATCTAGAATGggaaatcctttccagaaggctttCAATTGACTTTGCCCAGATCTATCAGAGGAATTGCTATCTACGACAGGTATggctttacaaaatgtattttttaattaataagacTTGAGGTAGGGTgtgggtggctcacacgtgtaatcctagcactttaggaggccgaggcaggcagattgcctgagctcaggagttcaggaccagcctgaccaacatggtgaaaccctgtctctacaaacaatacaaaaatttgctgggcatggtggcacacacctggagtcccagctactcaggaggctttgAGGTACTctaatctcttgaacctgggaggcagaggttgcagtgagccaagattgtgccagtgtactccagcctgggcaagagagcaagactctgtttacagaaaaaaaaaattaataagacttgaaagtcaaaattgctccttgatctatgggctgcagaatggatgttgtattagCAGTCAAGAAAACAATGTGAATCTTTTTgtcatctccatcagagctcttggatgaTCAGGTGCATTGTTAATGTGCAGTACTATTTTgagaggaatctttttttttttttttttttcctgagcaataGGTCTAATTgaaaggcttaaaatattcagtaaaacatGCAGTAAAC
Coding sequences:
- the LOC126956961 gene encoding LOW QUALITY PROTEIN: tRNA methyltransferase 10 homolog A-like (The sequence of the model RefSeq protein was modified relative to this genomic sequence to represent the inferred CDS: deleted 1 base in 1 codon; substituted 1 base at 1 genomic stop codon), whose amino-acid sequence is MSSEMLPAFFETSNVDKKQGINEHQEESQKPRLGKGCEPVSKRQMKKLIKQKQREEQWELRKQKRKEKRXRKKLERQCQMESNSDGNDRKRVRRDVVHSTLHLIIDCSFDDLMVLKDIKKLHKQIQRCYAENRRALHPVQFYLTSHGSQLNNNMDENDKGWVNWKDIHIKPEHYSELIKKEDLIYLTSDSPNILKELDESKAYVIGGLVDHNHHKGLTYKQASDYGINHAQLPLGNFVKMNSRKVLAVNHVFEIILEYLETRDWQEAFFTILPQWKGAVPTDKTCESASYDNQSVRMEECGSDSDSSETEDSRNELDSPREEKQDKENHTESTVNSLPH